A stretch of Flexivirga aerilata DNA encodes these proteins:
- a CDS encoding DUF4193 domain-containing protein, with translation MATDYDAPRKSDDDIDNDSIEELKARRVDKNTASVDVDETEQAEGFELPGADLSGEELSVQVIPRQADEFTCSKCFLVHHRSQLAKEVGGLPVCTECAA, from the coding sequence ATGGCAACAGATTACGACGCTCCACGTAAGTCGGACGACGACATCGACAACGACTCCATCGAGGAGTTGAAGGCACGCCGGGTCGACAAGAACACCGCAAGCGTCGATGTCGACGAGACCGAGCAGGCCGAGGGCTTCGAACTTCCGGGCGCGGACCTTTCCGGCGAGGAACTCTCGGTGCAGGTGATCCCGCGTCAGGCGGACGAGTTCACCTGTTCCAAGTGCTTCCTGGTGCACCACCGCAGTCAGCTGGCCAAAGAGGTCGGCGGCCTGCCGGTCTGCACCGAGTGCGCGGCCTGA
- the dut gene encoding dUTP diphosphatase, whose product MPVRQLDPGLPLPSYAHPGDAGVDLYARVGVTLAPGHRSLVPTGVAIALPDGYAAFVHPRSGLAARHGVTTLNGPGTVDAGYRGEIQVNLINHDPRESFTIERGDRIAQLVVQPVVAVQWQPVDSLPDSVRGETGHGNSGGFAGR is encoded by the coding sequence ATGCCGGTGCGGCAGCTCGATCCCGGGCTGCCGCTGCCGTCATACGCCCACCCGGGCGACGCCGGCGTCGACCTCTACGCGCGGGTGGGGGTGACGCTCGCGCCGGGACACCGGTCGCTGGTGCCGACGGGCGTCGCGATCGCGCTGCCCGACGGGTATGCCGCGTTCGTGCACCCGCGCTCCGGCCTGGCGGCGCGGCACGGCGTGACGACCCTGAACGGGCCGGGGACGGTCGATGCGGGTTATCGCGGCGAGATCCAGGTCAACCTGATCAACCACGACCCGCGCGAGTCGTTCACGATCGAGCGCGGTGACCGGATCGCCCAGCTGGTGGTGCAGCCGGTGGTCGCGGTGCAATGGCAGCCGGTCGATTCGCTTCCGGACAGTGTCCGGGGCGAGACTGGACACGGAAACAGCGGCGGCTTCGCCGGCCGCTGA